aaacacacacacacacacacacacacacacacacacacgcacgcacgcaaaTTTGACAGCAGTGATGCTTGATCCTGCAGCTGAAACACAGTTACTGAGACTTTAGTTGATCAGAAATCAATAAAACCATTCAAATGCATCATTTTATGAGCAATTATTtggttacatttcattttatttgctattaaatatgatattatttatcttttttatatttaaatattttcacattctaaataattaatttttatgtttagatattttaattttttaaaaatttattttgtaatccTATTTTATCTGAATTACTTTTTTAtggttttgttattatttttagaattatgtATGAAGTAATTTATGAAAGGTGCTTTTGGTATTGAGtcctagttgttttttttttgtttttttttttgtaataagaATTTGTCCATAAATCATGAATTGTAATAGCAGACCCGAACCACTAGAGGTCAAAATTGGACCAGATTTACTAtcattttttcagatttgtttgCCCGAATgttaatataacaaaatatttgttAGTTTTTAGGGggtcaataaataataaacgacaataaataaatgaaaatgacacTTGTTTGCTTGCTTTTCTATTTGTACGGTTGTCTCTATTGCTAAACCCGAAGGAGCGAATAAACAGAGAGGCagcagaagagaaagagaagttcATGAAAGCGATCAGAACCTTCAACAGCGATTTTAACCTGCTGAGAAAGAGGGACACTGTGTTCCAGAGTCAGACCAGATCTGAAATCCAGAGTCTCCAGTCGGAAGCCGAGGCACTAACCACAGGTAGATTGACGTCATCCTTACGGAGTTTACGACTCGGCTTCTGTTAATTGCACTCGTTTTAGTGAGCGGGAATTAAATGGGCATTTCCAGGATTACAGATGTGACATCTGAACTCGTATTGAACTGTCTGCTCGAGCTCAGGATACTGCacctggtcatgtgaccttctACAGAACAGAAATATTTAGAAGTAAGatattcatttacatattataggtatatcacagcactgttgaattctcaattctgattagtcagaaggtgttgattaatcttctataacagtaTTTATGGAAGGGGTCTCCAGTGTAAGAGCATCAGACAATTCTtacataaataagaaattgtaatcattggaaaatggctgtggtataagacgaataaaacactttgggaagtgctgctataggaaaataatcaatgttgggCTGGGAACTAtaactctgctttatcacacctcactgaagttgattattttcttataacagcacacccccaaatgctttattccttacataacagtGTTGCAGAAAACATGGtgcatatataataattaaaaaagcttGAGTGAACACaaaagccatttaaaaaaatatgcgTATTTTGgtatatatattacagaaaaaactGAGTGTCTGAAAAAAGTCCTTCATGGAATATAGGGGTCACATGACTGTGGTTAGCTGTTGTatggaagaaaatgaaatgggaGATAAAACTTAAGCAAAGTTGATAGCTTTATCCTTAACTGCATAACAACTTCTTTTGGCCTGGATAATTTGACACCTTTCTTTTATTACCATCACTGTATTTACTATAAAAATCCTAATTGTACAAGTCCTCATATTCTTagagatggagaggatgaagcAAGAAAACACTCGGCTGATCTCTTTGCAAACAGAGCGCGAATCTTTAGCAGCAGAGCTCCAGGGGCTGCACTCACATCTAGCAGGTGAAGGAGAAAGCAGGACACTGCTTCAAACACTCCATTACTATTTAAAGTGCTGACTGAAAAGGGTTTCAATATTGCACATGTGCACAGATTTGGAGAGGGAGCTGGAGGAGGCAGTGGCTCTCACAGAGTCCCTGAAGACTGAAAGGCAAATGGCCATTCAGAAACCTCTGACAGACAGCACCTGCCTCAGGTAAGCAAATGTAAACTCGAAGGCTCCTGCTAAAAGCCACTGTAAGCACTGGAATGTAATGAAAGGCTTGGTCAATATGTCAAATACCCATCAGAGTGTAGAGCGATTTATTTACCCTGGACCATTTTCCTTTTAACCCACAAACAGCCCCTTCGTTCATCTCCTTGTCCGTCCTCCTCTCGATAAGCGTGTAAATAATACAACACCAGGCCCATCCCTTTAATTAAGCCTTCGATATATATTATCCTGGTTATCCGGTCCAGAGTCAGGCAAACGGATAAACACCCCCTTCACAACAACATCTGGTTGGTATATCATGTCCTCGATGAAGGGGTGGGGATCAATAGGTAGCGTGTCTCTGGCAGGAAGCTTCCCCCACAGCTGTGTAAATCATATGTACGGCCATCGATGTTCGCACAAATCTCTCTCATTAACAGCAAGCCGGATTAGAGCCCTGGGATGTGCTGAAGATGCGGCCAGCGCAATCGTTCCTCTTCAGTGTAACCATAAATCACTTTCAAATGGCTGTTACTTCATGCACGGCCTATCGATTGTGTGAAATCCAATGCTGAAATGATGCCTGTCTTTTGAAACAGGCAGCACGTAAACAACTGGGTTGAATTAAATGGATTGGGATTGGATTGGGAGGGAGTAAATTCAcatgaatcatgaaaaaaacacGCTAAGACTTCTCAAGGAAATCAAGGTGAAACACGGAACAGGTGATCACATTAGGGTAATCAGGCAAACCCAGAACAAATGCATGTGGAGTGAAGTCACAAGAGCATCACTTTTCATGCTGGGACACACAGCACTTGCAGAGAGGGTAAATTCGTGACATGtttaactaataactaataatgacttgtaatatttataaataataataataataataatatgataaatattacattacagaCAGTTAATTCCTAAATAATTACTACAGAGTCACACTGCCTCACTATTACTGTTGCTTGGCACACTcttaaacaagcaaacaaacaaacaaacaaacaaacaaataaataaatagctataGCAATCTTGTCCACcattttgtggtaaaattctgttttgttctctctctgcctgcttgGATTTTCTTGTTACCTCTGGAGTTTATTCAAACTGTAATTGGAGGATTGTTTTTAAGTTCAGCAGAAGATATAATCTGGCTCTGACGaacagtgcgtgtgtgtgtgtgtgtgtgtgtgtgtgtgtgtacacactgaAGACTGAAGAAAGAGCTAGAGGCACATAAGGAGCTGGAGATGCTGCATGAGGCCCTCAGAGCGGAAATTCAGTTCTTGCGTTCGgtaattgtaattattacaaatacaaCAAGGCAAGATTTTTGTCATCGTAATAGTTTTTACTTATTTTCATAAACTCATAACGGCAGATGAAATCATCTTTGACAACTTGACATggatattcatgaaaaaaaactgGCAACATTAATAGCTGTCTGATTTAATCTGCTCTTGAAATGGTGATGTTCCTCTCTCGGCAGAAATGATCACAGAAGGCGAGCGAGTGCTGAGATTCTCGGACTGCTGTTGTTCAGCAGTTACCTGTGAGTTTGATGCTCCTGGAGAATCTGATGTTCTGTTTTGACAGTTTATGGTTTGTTGAAGATTTCAAGAATAATATGCAAAGCCCTTCAGTGCAGATTTGTGTTTGTGCGTCGTAATGTTCACTTTtttcttgaaaaagaaaaagaacatcgGACCACTCTACAGCTTGCTTTTGAGTACAGGTTTCTGTTAGGAATCTGACTTTGCTCAGTGTAAATCTGTGAAAGGCTTCCCTCTAGTGGATGCAACTGTAACAGACAAGACGAAAATACAGTCCAATTCATGCTAATAGTAAGAAACTGTTGTCGTTGATGTGTGGCGGAAAATCCATCAGTCCCAGTGTATCGAATATATTAGTGCatattattagttttaatttatttagccATATCCAGTACTGAGATATGAGATTACAGATACAGTGAAGACACAGTGTATTAGATATTTGTGTTTGATGAGGTTTTTTTCATTCATCGgctgccatctagtggccaTTAACTAACAGTacattcaataaataaacaatacacagtgtaaatgagtgtagaCTCTACATAAGAATGCCTACAAACACTCTTACTCTCTCTGCACACACTCTTACTCTCTCTGCACACACTCTTACTCTCTCTGcacacactctatctctctctgttagACTTGCCAGTAAGCAGTAGGATGATAAATCTTgattctttttcttcatctttttcagTATATATCAGACTGCCTTTATAGTATGAAGTGGAACATGTTGGCTAAAGGTTATGatcaaatgtattattatttttggcactttttttttaagcaatatcatttgtaatcatttaattttttgggTGCAGGGTTTCTCAAATAGAGGCACTATGTGCACCCTTAGAGGTAATTGGAAGCACATCAAAGTTTACGTAACAAAAGGAAAATTGACTTTTAATGGGATAAATAggaaatttacagtattttgaTGTAATCTGATACTATTAAGACAGTtttaatcagtaaaaaaaatttaaaattactgAGCAACGAATCGACTTTGTAATCGAACGCAATTTGTTGTCATGCGGTAGAACGTCACTGCGAATGAGACGTGAAAGCAAAACGAACAAGTCGCTTACTAAGATACCGATCTTTTACAAATAACAATGCAAGACCTGctaaaaataacacactgaaTAACCACAACTGAAACTTAAAAAATATCACTACTTCCAGTGGGGTTTAGATCAAAGTAGGTTAACTGTCTCACCATctattgttaaataaatcaaataattgTTATACACTTATTTATCGTCAGGTTATATATGTTATGTTCTTTGCCTTTTAGTTTTGAAAAACAATGTAATGCCACCGTTTTTTGTTCTCTGACTTATTCTCATTAGAACCAAACTAGCACTGGTGCtttcaaaaatgcatttattttaagacATGTTCGTGGTGTATTTTGGTAAAAAAGTGGTTAGCAATTTTACAGAACTGTATATCTGTgtgatatgtttttgtttttgtgagtttttttttgtatgtatttattttttattttatttaatttttttttttgcaaaggtaCATAAGAGTTCAGCTAGACATGAACATTGAAATTCAAATCagtcaaatgtttaaaaataataataacattactaatactaatactaatgtCACATCgactaacacacctgatttctGGAGTTACCTTAGTGTGTTTTCTGAAGGTAGCGTACCAGCAGGAGCTGTAAACCCGCTCTGTGACACCCAGTGGGCGGATTATCTCTGAGGCCCACCGAGACGCCGGAttgctttgtttctctcttgcCTGTGCGTAATTAATGGGCTgtaatcatgtagaggatgatGTGTCACGCTCTTGAAGAAACTCTCCACCCCTGCAATTAGAGCTATTATACTCATAGCAATCAAAGCTGCTTCTATAAACACTAGTGTCTCGCAAATATTTACCCGCTTGTTGCTCATCATGTAATTGGGGCAAGACATCCATCCATGTCTCTGAATCGCACAAATTACCAGGTGCTGATTGCAGTTTATTCAGTGTGAAACTCGTCGCACACATGTACACTACTGCTGCGTGATTTAACTAagggcttttttctttttttttaaatcatgagcATGCAgattgaattttgaatttgtaGTGTCCATTCAATGAACATCCACTAATTAAAGTTAACTCGTCGCTTACTCTCATTGTACGCTAACTGCAAGTCTGGCCACTAGTAGTGCTGTTCAGTCTATAATGTACAAGCGGCTATGCTTCCTGCAACACATGATTAACTCAACTTACACCCCGGCGCTGCTgagttctcgattctgattggtgttgatgtattttctgtaccagcagctctgacagtggtgcagcttcaagacaaatcacaggtttatattaatctacTTGTTCTAACATGTTATCGTTTTGTTAGTTCtggctaattcacagggacttttatggaGGAGGGGTCGCACTAGGAGAtgcatttctggaaggagtctccagtgtcagcacttggtaacagtcagaggtaaagcagtaTGTTTAAGTTTTGAGGACAGAAAACATAAacaaggtgtgtttttttttttttttcttttcttattaactaTAACTAAAAGAGAGGccggtgagggaatgactggttacagctgctataacatgagtAATGACAGGAACCGACTTGTTCAACAGATATTCcaatgttctttaataaatagttataaaatatgttggctaattgctgtggtttaagaggaataaaccaatTTCGGATTTTCTGACACCATCATGTCATCAATTGttgttgtataacagcatgtccccaagtgttttattcctaacgtAAATGTTAGCACCCATAACTTTAAAACACCTGACATTCTTCATTTTCATGTGATATCCAGTGTACAGGAATACACAGCCTGAATATGTGAAACAGCTCTGTATATGTTCTGGGAGAACGAAAATGCACTAATTTGCTAAATAGCCACAAGATTTATAGCTCGATTGTTTTATATCCACCCATGTTAATACCACCCAATCTGTTACAAAGCTCAGCAACGAACTCTCCATGCTTTATAGCTTAATGAGCATTTATGTGATGGAATATCCACAAGACCCTCATGGGCATCTGTCACAGGCTGGAGAGGGTAAAAAACAGGAATAAACAGCAGGCCAGAGGGCAGACAGTCGCCATGAAATCCGGGAATGAGCACAAATCAATTTCAGTATCGCACTTCCCCAGGGTGCGTCACTTCATTGGATCAGACAAGGATTAGAGTTATACAGCAGATGAAGTGAATGCACTGAGGTTAATATGTTTCTTTTCTGTATAGATTATGGAGTGATGTTCCGAGAtagtaaaagattaaaaaattaatactaCTGAAAGACGTTCCTGATTACGGAACAGAAGTGGAATGAGTTAGATCAGGGATTTGATTTATGTGGGATTTATTTCATATCAGTAATATGATGTTTACACAGATTGTAATTGTGATTTCTGTGTTTCACAGATATACTGAAGTTTGCTAAAGGAGAATCAGGGTTCTATTACAAGCGCTATCCTGTAACACAAGCGCTATCCTGTATCCTGTAAGGCCCTCAAAccctgattttttaaaatagatatgCACGAAAGCACACTTTGCTATCATTTGGgacaaaaaaaggtttatagaaatgtatgtaattaaATTAGGTAACTAAAATCatatgatcaaaaaaaaaaaaaaaaaaaagagcactcATGAAGGGTTCATATCTAACTGGAGCAGAAAATCAATAAGAAACAATCAGAAGGGGGGAAACAGACTCGAAACACCAGTGAGGAATGAATGCTAATGAGATTTGTCTGCTTTCTAGCTGATGTagttgaaatggaaaaaagttattggctagctagctagtatgtAGAGTAAGAAGTGAAGATGCTAGCTTGTTACGACTTTAGCCTGGTGACTTTCACCAGTAGCCTCATGATCTATTAGTCATTGTTCAAGTGCGTTTTAACTAACTGAAAGTGATGCGGGTAACATTTTCATCTTGACTATATACTATAACTGGCTAATTTTTTCCAGTCATGAGTACATTATGTTCGCTAAGGTTAAGAGCTCGCAAGTATTTCAGGGCTACAATAAGCGTATTTCCaccattatttattaaacagtttTGAGCCCCCAGATGTTCACAAACCACTGGACTGACACCAGATTACTGCACATGGTTATAGTTTTATTGATGAATTCTGTATTAGGTGTGACTTACACACGTGCATTACAGTTGTAAGCTCAACACAGTGTTAATTATAGAATTCAACTTCCTTGCTCCCGGCTTCCAGTATACCAGAGAAAGGTCATTTTATCCACACATAAGACAGCACTGCGTGTAAGGacctttaatatttttatctttCAGCTCTTTTCGGAACGTGTTAATGATCTCCTTCTCTAGCGTTGAGTTACTTTTAGTCGTCAAGCAGTCCTGGTTCACGGGGAAGTAGGCCGAAGACGCGCCTGCTATTTGCGTGTTGGACTCTGTAGAGTGAAATGagaaaacaatttaataaaaatcatagCAGTTATGCTACATTAAAGGCACTTTTCACTTCAGTATAGCCTTGTGTATCTAAGtacactatatttaaaaaaaaaaaaaaaagaacattattattgtattcAACACTTTAACACTTCAACATGAAAAGCCGGAAGCATCTACGCGAGTTTAATTAGTGCGTATAATGCGTGATGACAAAACACTAAAATTTCCGACTCGCTATACTGCTCAtggaataaaatctaaaattctcaattctaattggtcagaaggtgcaagacacaggtttatattaaagcacttggTCTGATTTGTATAagtattgtttctgtagtaacagcagaTTCACAGGGATTTGAATTCTGGAGACGTTCCACATAAACTAgctgtaaggagtctccagtgtcagagctgtaATTTTAGGTTGTTGTGACAACTTTAGGTGTTGGCTACTAACTAGCTTGTTTTGTggctgttccacaacaataaatgtaaccataaacagataaaaaaaacttgatgtgtcattctataataataataataataaaagatagaTTCATAGATCATAGAtagattcagagagagagaggcaggagaCAAGCTTTAGGATAAAGCTCAGGATCTAATgtgcacttattattatttttttctctcgacGACGGAAATCTTGCCGAGTTGACCAGCGAGAAGGTTTTACTCACTGCCACAGATGGCCAGCTTGTTGCCGCCCACGTACTGAGTTGTCCAGTTGTAACTAGTGGCGTTGCTGCATTCCTCATACAGCCTCGAAATCCTCAGGAAGTTAAAGTCATAACCCTGAGGTGAGGAGCGCTctatgttaatgtttaatggtAAGTTTTTCCTCATGTACATTCAAAATCAAAGCATGAGAGCCATagaaatttttacaaaagtTACAAAATATAACAAGAAGTAAAGCCTCTTCAGTAATACAGCTAGGTTCAtaaatgtgtatgtttaaatatgtacatattcaGTGCAATGAGAGAATCTAATTGTGAGCCTAAAAAAGAAGTCTAAAGTCCCATAATTTATCCACAAGGGGGTGCTTTTGTGttaatttcccttttttttttttttttttgtaaaggtatgtgtatgtgtaaaggTCAAGAGcgtgatggttttttttttgtaccttgttGCACATCGGTTTACAGAAACGCTTCCCTTTGGcggacacacacaccagccctCCTTTACCCCCAACTGCTGGAGCTGGGCATTCCTTAGGCGTGGCATCCTGAcacactgtggtttaaaaaaagcgACCTTGTGCTTGATCAGAGGACATGAATAGGCCACCAATATTACCAATATTCATCATATTATTCAcctgatttttgatttttattaaatatatgcaCCAGTCGGTTCAGGTTGTTGAGTATTGCTGTGTTTTGGCTTTCTGTCCAATTCACAATGAGATTTTCCATACACTTGTCTGAGatctggagagaaaaaaaaaataacgcaCAGTTATGGCACAGTTTTCATTTCCAGTTTCACCACAGCGCTGTCGaattctcgtttctgattggtcagaaggggttgatCAATTTTCAGGAGTTCCAGCTACAAGGTTTAAATTAACGTGCTTGTTCttatacgttatggtttctatagtaacagtgtaCACACTTGTAGtaacgttttctgtaaggagatgtttatttcgcatttatggaaggagtctccagtgtcagcactttggaaCAGTCAGAAAATAAAGGTGAAACTTTAAGATTCCGACActttaaagtcttcaggagagagaagtttacactttttggtttctctgctgcgtttattagttttaataacTTCATAAGAGAACAAAATAGAGAGTTGTTAAAGGGGAGGACAGTATTTTTATAGcggttataatgtaagtgagaactggaaaggacactccacataaaaggattaaaaatatgatgttttgttctttaataagtaaaaataaatgttagtgatgacacattgctgtggtataaggaataaaagaccGTACGATGTGTTGTTATTGAGAAATGATCAACTTTAGTTTGGCATCAGCTTGATTACGTCACCCCGTCACTGTCTATTTTCCTATTAAAGCACACCCCCAAGCTTATTGTTACTTACGTAGCACATTTACCAAGAGTAGGTATTTagtttattctatttattctatGTACGTTTGAGTTTAACAAAACTAAAACTGCCTGGAAAATTAAAAGTCTTGATTTCACAGAGACACTTCTGTTTTCAAGTGTATGTGTTTAAAATCCTAATCTAAATACAGCCCCAGTCTTCAAAATCTTAGCTTAGCAAAGCGTTCGAGCGCCGTTTGAAGGGCAGCAACGAGAAGTCGATGCTCATTTGTACATGTTAAAGGAGCAGAAGTGAATAGTCAGCAGTACCTTCAGCTTCTCCATGAACTCTTCATAGGACCAGTTAAAAGAGGAGCAGTCGTCTGGTTCAAGAGTCTGAACAGCAGCCGAGGAGAGAACttagcaaaacacacacacaataacaatcAACCTGTCGTCACAATGCATTTAAAGTGCCTGTGGGTTCAGGCCTGCTGAAACGAAAGGCTCATTTTCCATTTCAAGAGAAGTGCTCGGTGCATCCTGTGTACTCAGTGGTATGCCTCAGGTGTGTGGTGGCGttcagaaaaatacaaatacacacatggaTGTTAAGTATGAAACGTACCTATAAGCAGGGAAAGCAATTTCATTGCTATGGctctcatgttcatgttcatgttcgcTGTACCGTGTTCCTCGtccttttcagaaaaaaaaagtcccagcTCCTTCTGTTTGCTTTTTTGGGGCCATGCAGAGTGTCGTTTATGTACTTTCCCAGATTACGAAACTTTGATCGGAAATGCGATTTTGCAACAGTAGTCGAGCGCTAAAGCCTCACACTGTGAGTGCAGAAGTATTGCCTAATTATATC
This sequence is a window from Pangasianodon hypophthalmus isolate fPanHyp1 chromosome 3, fPanHyp1.pri, whole genome shotgun sequence. Protein-coding genes within it:
- the ccdc172 gene encoding coiled-coil domain-containing protein 172; amino-acid sequence: MISEVYDMSLDSLYKQILLTEQQVSENTRQLHEVKSAITKAEEKIKSFTEKLEHAHTELDEKAQLESEITLQLNLIKRQQQEIEKKKEDLLEQQNGLRQEMERINREAAEEKEKFMKAIRTFNSDFNLLRKRDTVFQSQTRSEIQSLQSEAEALTTEMERMKQENTRLISLQTERESLAAELQGLHSHLADLERELEEAVALTESLKTERQMAIQKPLTDSTCLRLKKELEAHKELEMLHEALRAEIQFLRSK
- the si:ch1073-126c3.2 gene encoding uncharacterized protein si:ch1073-126c3.2, producing the protein MNMNMRAIAMKLLSLLIVLSSAAVQTLEPDDCSSFNWSYEEFMEKLKISDKCMENLIVNWTESQNTAILNNLNRLVHIFNKNQKSVCQDATPKECPAPAVGGKGGLVCVSAKGKRFCKPMCNKGYDFNFLRISRLYEECSNATSYNWTTQYVGGNKLAICGKSNTQIAGASSAYFPVNQDCLTTKSNSTLEKEIINTFRKELKDKNIKGPYTQCCLMCG